The genomic DNA TTAACCATACCGATGACATCGATGCCTTGTTTCACGATAGATTGAATAAGGGGTTGTTGGGTAAACCAACTGTCCATTAACACGTAAGAAGCATCAATTCCTGCAGAGAAAGTGCTCGGGAAATCATAGATGGTATCTGTTCTGGCGCAGTTTGTAGTGCTTCTACACGTCTTTTATAACCTAAAGTGCGTTTGTCTACTTTATCCGAGATGTCATTTATTCTAGACTTCTTTGAGCTTAATAACGAGAAATCAATTGGCATGAAGGTAGCACCATCAGACCAGCCTAGCGTAAGCATACGAAAGCCTTTATAAAAACGCATTTTATGAGATGCATGGTCAAAACAGCGCGCAAGCAATTCCACCTTTTTACTACGGTTTCGTTCATATGAAGAATCATCAATGATCAATACTTTTGGACGGTCACTTTTGGTCAAGCGATTGATTTTATAAATAGTTGCTGTGCTTAGTAAAAGTAAAAATCGACGCCAAGAAAATTTGGAATGATTTAAAAAGCGATAAATAGTATCTTTCTCGGGAAGGTTTTCAGATTTCTTACTCTCGAGTAGACGAAACCAATTTTTTTGTTCAAATATCAAACAAAAAACAAGCTTGAAAAGATATGCACAAGAGAACCCGAAGTCTTTTGTAATTCCAGCATTCCATAAGTGTTTAAGGATCTGTAATTCATTAAATGCAGATTTCAAATCATTTGGTAGTTGATTATTTTGGTCATTATTCGCTATCATAGTAGGAGGCACCTCATCTATTTGGTAGTTTTTTCTCGACAATTAAACTATACCAAAGGTTGGGGTGTTTTTCTTTTATAAATACTTTTGTCAAGCAACATAATGAAGTACTGAATGTCTTATACCGGATAACGATTATATGTTATTTTTACACTGCGAAAGTTGAGTTATTAATAATAAAAATTTGATATTAAAAGGTTTATCATAATGTTTGATAATTTACGATCAACTAAAAATAGATTAGATAATTAGCCACTAACATAGTAAAACCTGTTCATACTTATGTTCATTTATCGAATATTAACGACTACTTTTAAAGAGGATATAACTTCCAAATGTATACCCAAATGAAGTCCTTATTTCTTGTAAATTACTTAAATATTTTCTAATTATGGCGGAAAAGTGGATCTTTCTTCAGATTCTTGTCTATTCATATAGCGAGTCCCTCAATCTCTCTTTCTCGATCATCTAGTTGCGGGATAGTATATCTTACAATTATAATCTTTTATTCTTCAAACGGGATTCTCCCATTCTTTTCGGGCTTTTATGTTTATATTTCAATTTTCAGCTAGAGGAGCTTTCGATCTAAAAAATTTTCTTCTCAAACATATCCTTTTCCCACCATTTTCTATATATAAAGGGTGAAGGGAGGTGAAGGAAATGGCAGAAGCGAATTTACTAGATTCTAGGCTTAGACTTGTGTTTGAAGCTGGGGTGGATGATGACGGCAAGCCGATTTTTAAGGCGAAAACTTTTAACAATATTAAAAAGACGGCCGGAGCAAATGAGCTTTATGAAGCAGCCCAAGCAATTTCAGCGCTCTGTAACTATTCACTAGATTCAATTGAGCGCAGTGATAATTATGATATTGTCGGTTAAATGTCGCAAAAACAAAATGGGTGAAGGTGGTGAGTGAAGTGGTAAAGACGCTGGAACTTCAATTTGAGACGGAAGCTGGAAAAACAGCGAGCTTATCAGTGGAGAGTCCAAAAGAACCGATTGAAATTTCTGCTCTTAAAGAGGCAATGGAGAAAATTATTAGTTCAAACGTATTTTACACTGATAATGGTCATTTTACAGCAATAAAGGGAGCACGGGTTGTTGAGCGGAATATCATTGAATATGAAGTTGTTTAACTAAAAGGGCCGGTTTTTTTTGAACCGGTCTTAAGTCATATTTAGAAAATAACTGTCCTCAGCCTGGATCAATGTGCCGAGCAACGAAGCGAAGTAGAACTGTCGTTAATAGTCTACCAAAAGGGATACAAAAATTTGTTCCATGTCTTTTATAAGAAATGAATGTATAACTAAATGGAAGAGGGAGGGTGGGCAAATAAATTGAGAGAGTTAGAGGTAACACTTTTAACATTAGAGAAGCAATTGATGTATGATCGAATGAACGATTTTAAAACGATTTTATCGAAGGATTTTCTGGAATTTGCTCCATCAGGTAAAGTGTATAATACGTAAACGATGAGGGTCCACGACAGATTCCATTTATCATTACGGACTTCCGTGTAAAATTATTATCGCAGAACATTGCTCATGTGACCGATCAAACGGAATCAAAGTTTGATTGATGGGTTCAAATCATTGAGAAGCTCTATTTGGCGCAACACAATGGCGTCTTTATTTTCATCAAGGAACACGGACGATATAGATGGATATCTTCAAAAAAAATACTTTTTATTATTTTATCTAGAACTTCAATAGTTTAAAGCTTTTTTAACAACTATATCGCTGAATGGGCTTTTAGTTTGATTAACATAAAATACATAACTTTATGATCGAGTTCGCCTTTAGGCGGATTTTTTTTTTTTTACCTCTTTCAATTCACTAAATGTTGATCGGGGTTAGGATGATCTTTATGTTTCATAAAAACATATTTAAAAACAATTGACTTTCACGTTACGTGATACTTTATAGTATGTACGAAAGGAGGCGCAGACTTAGTGAAAGTAAAAGAAGTGGCAGATTTAGTTGGGATTAGTGTTCGTACACTACATCATTATGATGAGATTGGATTGTTAACTCCAAACGAAATAACCGAATCAGGTTATCGCCTTTATTCCGAAAAAAATCTTGAGCAACTGCAGCAAATTTTATTTTTTAAAGAACTGGGCTTTTCATTGAAGGAAATAAAACATATCATTAACAGTCCTACGTTTGATCGAAAGGAAGCATTGATTTTACAACGGAAAATGTTGCTTGAGAAACGGAATAGAATCGATAAAATGATTGTCACGATTGATAAAACAATTAAACATATGATGGGAGAAATTCAAATGACAAAGGAAGAAAAATTTGCGGGGATTCACTTTAGTCATAATCCATATGAACAGGAAGCTCGTGAACGTTGGGGCGATCAAACTGTTGATCAAACAAATGCGAAGTTAGCGAAAATGTCTAAAAATGAACAGAAGCATTTATCTGAAAGATGGCAGCTGATTTTTCAAAAACTCGCCCTTCTTCTTGATCAATCTCCTGACAGTCTAGAAGTTCAAGCGGCAATAAAAGAATGGTATGTTTTTTTAAATGAACATTTTGGTCAATACTCTCTCGAGGCATTTAATGGATTAGGTCAACTTTATATTGACGATGAACGATTTACTAAAAATATTGATAAATATGGAGAAGGCTTAGCGAAATTTATGAGTGAGGCAATGAGCGTCTTTACGGTTAAAGGTAGGGGCGACAATGGATGAAAATAGTTATTGAAAATACAATCGAACAATATGAAAAATTATTTTCTATTGAAACAGAAAGAGAAAACTACTTTCGGTATTCAATGATGAAGCCTTTTGAAAAAATGTGGAACATGATTCATGTTCCTTTAGAAGCGAAACAGCCTAATGGGTACGATGTGATCATGGCTACTAAAATGCTTGGATATTTGGATGTATCGGATACGACTATTGGCAAAAAAGCGTTGGACACTTTTAAAGAAATTCAAGCGCTTCAAATTGTACATGACACTTTAAATCACTTAGTTCATTTTATTCAACAAAACAATTTATATATCAATGCTGATCAACTAACATTTGGATTGTATATTGCTGATCCGCAAAAGCTAAAGCTGCAAAAAGGTTATTGTGGCTTTGGGGGAATTCCAGGTTTTATTCAAGTAACAATGTATCCTTATTCATACAATATTCCGAGACTTCCTGCTCTAATTGCTCATGAGTTTCATCATAATGTTCGTTTTTCATATTTTGATTGGGATCATGGGAATGTTACTGTCGGTGATTATTTGATTATTGAGGGGTTAGCTGAATCATTTGCAAAAGAACTTTATGGTGAAGAGCTTTTAGGACCTTGGGTCACTTCTGATAAAGAAGATTTGCAATACTCGATTGAAGTCATGAAAGATGTATTAAATGTTAAAGGATTTGCTGAAGTGAGCAGCTACATGTTCGGTGATATGTACGCAATAGAACAAGGATACGAACCTGTTGGTTTATCACCATTTTCCGGCTATGCAGTAGGATATGAAGCAGTGCAATCTTTTATGAAAATGAACCATGTAGGGATAAAAGAAGCTACATTACTTAGTACAGAAGAAATAATCAATCATTGCCCATTGTTTTCTAAATAATCTTTTAAAGACGTTGATCAAAACGATAAGGTACACAAATTCGCTTCAAGTCAATCCCAAGATATTTATTAAAAAATGGTAAATGTTTTACTTTTTTCATGAACCTTCCTTGACTTTAACGAAAAAACATGGTAACTTATAAGGAGCCGTTTTGCATCGGATAGATTAAAAAGTAACACTTATTCAATATTTTGTTGAGTAATGGATACAAAGCTATACGT from Bacillus aquiflavi includes the following:
- a CDS encoding DUF1659 domain-containing protein, whose translation is MAEANLLDSRLRLVFEAGVDDDGKPIFKAKTFNNIKKTAGANELYEAAQAISALCNYSLDSIERSDNYDIVG
- a CDS encoding DUF2268 domain-containing protein: MKIVIENTIEQYEKLFSIETERENYFRYSMMKPFEKMWNMIHVPLEAKQPNGYDVIMATKMLGYLDVSDTTIGKKALDTFKEIQALQIVHDTLNHLVHFIQQNNLYINADQLTFGLYIADPQKLKLQKGYCGFGGIPGFIQVTMYPYSYNIPRLPALIAHEFHHNVRFSYFDWDHGNVTVGDYLIIEGLAESFAKELYGEELLGPWVTSDKEDLQYSIEVMKDVLNVKGFAEVSSYMFGDMYAIEQGYEPVGLSPFSGYAVGYEAVQSFMKMNHVGIKEATLLSTEEIINHCPLFSK
- a CDS encoding MerR family transcriptional regulator, whose amino-acid sequence is MKVKEVADLVGISVRTLHHYDEIGLLTPNEITESGYRLYSEKNLEQLQQILFFKELGFSLKEIKHIINSPTFDRKEALILQRKMLLEKRNRIDKMIVTIDKTIKHMMGEIQMTKEEKFAGIHFSHNPYEQEARERWGDQTVDQTNAKLAKMSKNEQKHLSERWQLIFQKLALLLDQSPDSLEVQAAIKEWYVFLNEHFGQYSLEAFNGLGQLYIDDERFTKNIDKYGEGLAKFMSEAMSVFTVKGRGDNG
- a CDS encoding DUF2922 domain-containing protein, encoding MVKTLELQFETEAGKTASLSVESPKEPIEISALKEAMEKIISSNVFYTDNGHFTAIKGARVVERNIIEYEVV